From a single Ovis aries strain OAR_USU_Benz2616 breed Rambouillet chromosome 23, ARS-UI_Ramb_v3.0, whole genome shotgun sequence genomic region:
- the TMEM200C gene encoding transmembrane protein 200C, with product MIATGGLLRISARKQDPLRPPGQVPKRKRKAKKRRKNDVVVVKGKLKLCSVSGLIALCGIVVLLVGIALAVVGYWPKANGAHREGAKQPPPPPPPGDSGYRMPSMTNNSSGGSRNRSRTQPGPPEGVTASSVGAPRSTPPARSPAPSPSSSTSVGFFFRVFSGYLHSDKLKVFGPLIMGIGIFLFICANAVLHENRDKETKIINLRDLYSTVIDVHSLRAKDLAAAASSSGPASAPPGAAPLNGFLGYVQSRGLELKPGTRGGAAGDAFGAAAMLARGAWPHPAARRGGGEGTPGAVSPPDLASSPRRPREPPSPAEAVYSIYRERPGVAGRRRAASSGSSPAPGSPPETWGRPSTASSLVGSSLSAFALLPLPGDRDGDAGTASHGWQRPPGERGAREIPLDLSLADLRGGARGGARWAPREPEEPAAARTARGQGGRLPRTGRHAALRRRSTSGLPDYRAAQSSEPLPASRSADLDSSLPELAASPETPARPDSPSSQSDDPSCSNKGYTPLRETGTSLESMGDLGAGGNPDGEAATAPESEQRPPEDPGQEAPEAEPSHPVQRQFTNKEKLYMISRSHASGVEDRELESAGI from the coding sequence ATGATCGCCACCGGCGGCCTCCTGAGGATCTCCGCCCGGAAGCAGGACCCCCTCCGGCCCCCGGGCCAGGTCCCCAAGCGCAAGCGGAAAGCCAAGAAGAGGCGCAAGAACGACGTGGTGGTGGTGAAGGGCAAGCTGAAGCTGTGCTCCGTCTCCGGGCTCATCGCCCTCTGCGGGATCGTGGTGCTGCTGGTGGGCATCGCCCTGGCGGTGGTGGGCTACTGGCCCAAGGCCAACGGAGCCCACCGGGAGGGGGCtaagcagccgccgccgccgccgccacccggGGACAGCGGCTACCGTATGCCCTCCATGACCAACAACAGCAGCGGGGGCAGCAGAAACCGGTCCAGGACCCAGCCGGGGCCTCCGGAAGGTGTCACCGCCAGTTCGGTGGGCGCGCCCAGGAGCACGCCCCCAGCGCGGTCCCCCGCCCCCTCGCCGTCGTCCTCCACGTCGGTGGGCTTCTTCTTCCGCGTCTTCTCGGGCTACCTGCACTCCGACAAGCTCAAGGTCTTCGGGCCCCTCATCATGGGCATTGGCATCTTCCTCTTCATCTGCGCCAACGCCGTGCTCCACGAGAACAGGGACAAGGAGACCAAGATCATCAACCTGCGGGACCTCTACTCCACCGTCATCGACGTGCACAGCCTCCGCGCCAAAGACCTGGCGGCCGCCGCCTCGTCCTCCGGCCCCGCCTCGGCGCCCCCCGGCGCCGCGCCGCTCAACGGCTTCCTGGGCTACGTGCAGTCGCGGGGCCTGGAGCTGAAGCCCGGGACCCGCGGCGGCGCCGCCGGGGACGCCTTCGGGGCGGCAGCTATGCTGGCCCGCGGCGCCTGGCCCCACCCCGCGGCCCGGAGGGGAGGTGGCGAGGGGACCCCAGGCGCCGTGTCCCCGCCCGACCTGGCCTCGTCCCCGCGCCGCCCGCGGGAGCCCCCGAGCCCGGCGGAGGCCGTGTACAGCATCTACCGCGAGCGCCCGGGCGTGGCCGGCCGTCGCCGGGCCGCGAGCAGCGGCAGCAGCCCGGCGCCCGGCAGCCCCCCTGAAACCTGGGGGCGCCCGAGCACTGCCAGCTCCCTCGTGGGCTCGTCGCTGAGCGCCTTCGCGCTGCTGCCCCTGCCGGGGGACCGCGACGGGGACGCGGGGACCGCGAGCCACGGCTGGCAGCGGCCCCCCGGGGAGCGCGGCGCCCGGGAGATCCCGCTCGACCTGAGCCTCGCCGACCTCCGGGGCGGTGCCCGGGGCGGCGCGCGCTGGGCGCCTCGCGAGCCGGAGGAGCCGGCAGCCGCGCGCACCGCCAGGGGGCAGGGCGGCCGCCTACCCAGGACCGGCAGGCACGCGGCCCTGCGGCGCCGCAGCACCAGCGGGCTGCCGGACTACCGGGCGGCCCAGTCCTCCGAGCCCCTGCCCGCCTCGCGCAGCGCGGACCTGGACTCCAGCCTCCCGGAGCTCGCGGCCTCCCCGGAGACCCCAGCCCGGCCGGACTCGCCGAGTTCCCAGTCTGATGACCCGTCCTGCAGCAATAAGGGCTACACCCCCCTGCGAGAGACGGGCACCTCCCTGGAGTCGATGGGGGACCTCGGGGCCGGTGGAAACCCAGACGGGGAGGCCGCCACCGCCCCGGAGTCGGAGCAGAGACCCCCGGAGGATCCCGGCCAGGAGGCCCCTGAGGCCGAGCCCTCCCATCCGGTGCAGAGGCAGTTTACAAACAAGGAGAAACTCTACATGATTTCCCGGTCTCACGCCTCAGGGGTCGAGGACAGAGAACTGGAGAGTGCTGGCAtttag